One segment of Deinococcus misasensis DSM 22328 DNA contains the following:
- a CDS encoding NUDIX hydrolase, with protein MMSSILTNDLLTALKSRERLTLHLPEYRHAAVLVGFTDEPNPRVLLTVRSLDLPSHQGQISFPGGKIEAGETIIEAALREAEEEVGLDPSQVKVHGLWDDTFTPQGFHVTPVIVTLPPDYPYTLTPEVAEILLVPVSDLQNLSPETLTREFKGRTHLIYTYPWQGHRIWGMTGRIIHGVLHPHLHPREY; from the coding sequence ATGATGTCCTCGATCCTGACCAATGACCTGCTGACCGCCCTGAAAAGCCGGGAGCGCCTGACCCTGCACCTCCCCGAGTACCGCCATGCTGCCGTACTGGTGGGCTTCACCGATGAACCAAACCCCAGAGTCCTGCTGACCGTGCGTTCTCTGGACCTCCCGAGCCATCAAGGCCAGATCAGTTTTCCGGGCGGCAAAATCGAAGCAGGGGAGACCATCATTGAAGCGGCACTGCGGGAAGCCGAAGAAGAGGTGGGTCTTGACCCCTCACAGGTGAAAGTGCATGGCCTCTGGGACGACACCTTCACCCCGCAAGGCTTCCATGTGACGCCAGTGATTGTCACCCTTCCACCCGATTACCCTTACACCCTGACCCCAGAGGTGGCTGAAATCCTGCTGGTGCCCGTTTCCGACCTGCAAAATCTGTCTCCAGAGACCCTGACCCGAGAATTCAAGGGTCGTACCCACCTGATTTACACCTATCCGTGGCAGGGGCACCGCATCTGGGGCATGACGGGACGCATCATTCACGGGGTTTTGCACCCACACCTGCACCCTCGGGAGTATTAG
- a CDS encoding MazG family protein, producing MQDLMNIMRRLRAPDGCPWDQEQTHESLRPYMLEEAAEAVDAISKGDLNELKGELGDVLLQVAFHSVIAEEAGTFNYQDVEQGICEKLIRRHPHVFADTSVQDANEVVRNWQDIKKAENGGKEKHPLERIPSSLGALERSRQVMKALGSEKGSLDAVREVLQKADNTEEGVLDALEAVVAWARSLDLNPEILLRARTEKRIDDVLDPDQ from the coding sequence ATGCAAGACCTGATGAACATCATGCGCCGCTTGCGGGCTCCAGACGGATGTCCATGGGATCAGGAGCAGACCCATGAAAGCTTGCGGCCTTACATGCTGGAAGAAGCCGCAGAAGCCGTGGACGCCATCTCCAAAGGGGACCTGAACGAACTCAAAGGGGAGCTTGGAGACGTGCTGTTGCAGGTGGCGTTTCACTCGGTCATTGCAGAAGAGGCAGGGACCTTCAATTATCAGGACGTGGAACAGGGCATCTGTGAAAAACTCATTCGCCGCCATCCCCATGTGTTTGCAGACACCAGCGTTCAGGATGCCAATGAAGTGGTGCGCAACTGGCAAGACATCAAAAAAGCCGAAAATGGTGGCAAGGAAAAACACCCCCTCGAACGCATCCCGAGCAGTCTGGGGGCTCTGGAACGCTCCAGACAGGTGATGAAAGCCCTTGGCTCTGAAAAAGGCTCACTGGATGCTGTCCGCGAAGTCCTTCAAAAGGCCGACAACACCGAAGAAGGTGTGCTGGACGCTCTGGAAGCTGTGGTGGCATGGGCCAGAAGCCTCGATCTCAACCCTGAAATCCTGCTGCGTGCCCGCACCGAAAAGCGCATTGATGATGTCCTCGATCCTGACCAATGA